In Pseudomonas lalkuanensis, the following are encoded in one genomic region:
- a CDS encoding sulfite exporter TauE/SafE family protein, whose translation MEFVLYLVLGACAGVLAGLFGVGGGMIIVPVLVFSFTAQGFDPGILTHLAVGTSLATIIFTSINSVREHHRKGAVRWPVFAWMAVGVLIGSGLGSVTAAAIQGPMLQKIIGVFAILVAIQMGLDLKPRASREVPGKPGLTLAGGVIGWASAIFGIGGGSLTVPFLTWRSVPIQQAVATSAACGLPIAAASALSFMALGWNNPGLPPYSIGFIYLPALVGIAATSMLFARFGARLAHRLSPRLLKRLFALLLLSVGLNFLI comes from the coding sequence ATGGAATTCGTGCTCTACCTGGTGCTCGGCGCCTGCGCCGGAGTGCTGGCCGGGCTGTTTGGCGTCGGTGGCGGCATGATCATCGTGCCGGTGCTGGTGTTCAGCTTCACCGCCCAGGGGTTCGATCCGGGCATTCTCACTCACCTGGCGGTGGGAACGTCCCTGGCCACCATCATTTTCACCTCGATCAATTCCGTGCGCGAGCATCATCGCAAGGGCGCGGTTCGCTGGCCGGTCTTCGCCTGGATGGCCGTCGGTGTCCTTATCGGCTCTGGCCTCGGCTCCGTGACCGCGGCGGCCATCCAGGGCCCGATGCTGCAGAAGATCATCGGCGTATTCGCCATACTGGTAGCGATACAGATGGGCCTGGACCTGAAACCCAGGGCCAGCCGCGAGGTTCCGGGCAAGCCCGGGCTGACCCTGGCGGGCGGGGTGATCGGCTGGGCCTCGGCCATCTTCGGCATCGGCGGCGGTTCGCTGACCGTGCCATTCCTGACCTGGCGCAGTGTTCCCATCCAGCAGGCCGTCGCCACGTCGGCCGCCTGCGGTCTGCCGATCGCTGCAGCGAGTGCGCTGTCCTTCATGGCGCTGGGCTGGAACAACCCCGGCCTGCCCCCCTACAGCATCGGGTTCATCTACCTTCCGGCGCTGGTCGGCATTGCCGCCACCAGCATGTTGTTCGCCCGTTTCGGCGCGCGCCTGGCCCAT